One Pantoea trifolii DNA segment encodes these proteins:
- a CDS encoding ImcF-related family protein: MGMSREHVWLIWGCSIAILVMAVFVVYFLQKMDSSKGQQQYNPQKVLESGKSSQQAKNVSAQNYGDTLHQIRHALRLQYGHFWKCKVRILLVTGSMADVERLTPGLTNQLWQEDRGTLILWGGDPASSPDESWLTALKRLRRRPVDAMIWVTSAIDHLADISGVSATSLPSAAMMDATAHALSARYEKLGWRLPLYVWSLHPRAEKQQGRITQAVGVQTLTTGKIDKLLAELAAQLTTQGIQQAAGSPQHRFLLSLADQLTHEPETLNALIAPLQNPYRPLPLAGLVFSPPSEGAERAVPNHWGRDNRWDALPSTFTSLPAHLRPQRRGFSWSRLLASVACLAVIAWGTGLLVSFTTNSSVISNAHTQAMQAADTGQPLQQRLMALSDLQKTMQRLQHRAEHGAPWYSRLGLNQNDALLAALWPRYAQAALPLLRDAAATHLRKELQTIADLPPDSPLRDTLAKPAYAQLKLWLMLVRPERMDSAWFSQALMQDWAQRADVAKGYWQGTAPGLLAFYGAGLVTHPEWKLKADPEMTGQVRALLVRQLGVSNSESRLYQQVLAQVSRNYADMRLTDMTGDTDAALLFSTDEVVPGMFTRQAWDDGVKPAIDKVANARREEMDWVLGDNPPLTGKSSSPDALEAQLTSRYFADYSAAWLNFLNSLRLQPAPTLSDAIDQLTLMADVRQSPLVALMNTLNVQGRTGQTGGALADSLVKSAQNLFSKEKLPAIDQNAGPSGPLDATFGPLLSLTDAQGSTSSMNLRTFLTRVTQVRLRLQQVTNAADPQAMTQTLAQTVFQGKTVDLTETRDYGSLIAAGLGQEWSGFGQTVFVRPMEQAWQQVLSPAAESLNAQWQQAVVSEWNSAFGGRYPFKNVSSEVSLPLLAKYLNSDTGRITRFLQTRLNGVLHREGTRWVPDSINAQGLTFNPAFLKAINQLSQISDVVFTTGEAGLHFELRPGTAAGVSQTTLTIDSQKLEYVNQMPAWKRFTWPADTEAPGATLSWVSTEAGTRLYGDMPGGWGLMRLLDKAQVTANPGISSSWQLSWTAPDGRMLNYILRTEAGEGPLALLRLRNFTLPSDIFLQSATTAAPEDLNVTEDE, translated from the coding sequence ATGGGGATGAGCAGGGAACATGTCTGGCTTATTTGGGGCTGTAGTATTGCGATATTAGTAATGGCAGTTTTTGTTGTTTATTTTTTGCAAAAAATGGATAGCAGTAAAGGTCAGCAGCAATATAATCCTCAAAAAGTTCTTGAAAGCGGCAAATCATCACAACAAGCTAAAAATGTTTCTGCTCAAAATTATGGTGATACCCTCCATCAGATACGCCACGCACTGCGCCTTCAGTATGGCCACTTCTGGAAATGCAAAGTACGGATCCTGCTTGTCACCGGAAGCATGGCTGATGTTGAACGACTCACACCCGGACTGACTAACCAGCTCTGGCAAGAAGATCGCGGCACATTAATACTCTGGGGCGGCGATCCCGCATCCTCACCCGATGAAAGCTGGCTGACTGCCCTCAAACGTCTGCGTCGTCGACCTGTGGATGCGATGATCTGGGTTACCTCTGCCATTGACCATCTTGCCGATATTTCGGGTGTATCTGCCACATCCTTGCCCTCTGCAGCCATGATGGACGCCACCGCGCATGCGTTATCGGCACGCTATGAGAAGCTAGGCTGGCGGCTGCCGCTTTATGTCTGGTCGCTGCATCCGCGCGCCGAAAAGCAGCAAGGCCGTATTACTCAGGCGGTGGGCGTTCAGACACTGACAACAGGCAAAATAGACAAGTTGCTGGCGGAGTTGGCAGCGCAGCTCACCACCCAGGGTATTCAGCAGGCGGCTGGTTCGCCGCAGCATCGTTTCCTGCTGAGCCTGGCAGATCAACTGACGCATGAGCCTGAAACACTCAACGCGCTTATTGCACCACTGCAGAATCCGTATCGACCGCTACCGCTGGCGGGGCTGGTATTCAGCCCGCCGTCTGAAGGTGCTGAACGTGCGGTGCCCAATCACTGGGGCCGCGATAACCGCTGGGATGCGCTGCCGTCTACATTCACTTCGCTGCCGGCGCACCTGCGTCCGCAGCGTCGCGGCTTTTCCTGGTCGCGGCTACTAGCATCCGTGGCGTGCCTGGCGGTGATTGCCTGGGGCACGGGCCTGCTGGTGTCGTTCACCACCAACAGCAGCGTTATCAGCAACGCCCACACGCAGGCGATGCAGGCGGCCGATACTGGACAACCGCTGCAGCAGCGTCTGATGGCGCTTTCTGATCTGCAGAAAACCATGCAGCGCCTGCAACATCGTGCGGAGCACGGTGCGCCCTGGTACAGCCGTCTTGGGCTGAATCAAAACGACGCGCTGCTGGCGGCACTGTGGCCGCGTTACGCGCAGGCGGCGCTGCCGTTACTGCGCGATGCGGCAGCCACGCATTTGCGTAAGGAGCTGCAGACGATCGCTGACCTTCCGCCCGACAGCCCGCTGCGCGACACGCTCGCCAAACCGGCTTACGCCCAGCTCAAGCTGTGGCTGATGCTGGTGCGCCCGGAGCGTATGGATTCAGCATGGTTCAGCCAGGCGCTGATGCAGGACTGGGCGCAGCGCGCAGATGTGGCTAAAGGTTACTGGCAGGGCACAGCGCCCGGCTTACTGGCGTTTTACGGCGCAGGTCTGGTTACGCATCCTGAATGGAAACTAAAGGCGGACCCGGAAATGACCGGCCAGGTGCGCGCGCTACTGGTGCGTCAGCTAGGCGTCAGCAACAGCGAATCGCGTCTGTATCAGCAGGTGCTGGCGCAGGTGTCGCGCAACTATGCCGATATGCGCCTTACTGACATGACTGGCGATACCGATGCGGCGCTGCTGTTCAGCACTGATGAAGTGGTACCGGGTATGTTCACCCGTCAGGCATGGGACGACGGCGTGAAACCCGCGATTGATAAAGTGGCCAATGCCCGGCGCGAGGAGATGGACTGGGTGCTGGGCGATAATCCGCCCTTGACCGGGAAATCCTCCTCGCCTGATGCACTGGAAGCACAGCTCACAAGTCGGTACTTCGCCGATTACAGCGCGGCCTGGCTGAACTTCCTCAACAGCCTGCGCCTGCAGCCCGCGCCGACACTGTCGGATGCCATTGACCAGCTGACGCTGATGGCCGACGTGCGCCAGTCGCCGCTAGTGGCGTTGATGAACACGCTGAACGTGCAGGGACGCACCGGTCAGACCGGCGGAGCGTTGGCCGACTCGCTGGTGAAGTCGGCGCAGAACCTGTTCAGCAAAGAGAAGCTGCCGGCAATTGATCAGAATGCCGGGCCGAGCGGTCCGCTGGATGCGACCTTCGGTCCGCTGCTGTCGCTGACCGACGCGCAGGGCAGCACGTCGTCAATGAATCTGCGTACCTTCCTGACCCGCGTCACACAGGTGCGCCTGCGTCTGCAGCAGGTCACCAACGCTGCCGATCCGCAGGCGATGACGCAGACGCTGGCGCAGACGGTGTTCCAGGGCAAAACTGTCGATCTGACTGAAACCCGCGACTACGGCAGTCTGATTGCTGCTGGTCTGGGACAGGAGTGGAGCGGCTTCGGGCAGACGGTGTTTGTGCGCCCGATGGAGCAGGCCTGGCAGCAGGTATTAAGTCCGGCGGCTGAAAGTCTCAACGCCCAGTGGCAACAGGCGGTAGTGAGCGAGTGGAACAGTGCCTTTGGCGGTCGCTATCCGTTCAAAAACGTCAGCAGCGAAGTTTCTCTGCCGCTACTGGCGAAGTATCTCAACAGCGATACCGGCCGCATCACCCGCTTCCTGCAAACGCGACTTAACGGCGTGCTGCACCGCGAAGGCACACGCTGGGTGCCGGACAGCATCAATGCGCAGGGGCTGACCTTCAACCCTGCGTTCCTGAAGGCGATTAACCAACTGAGTCAGATTTCCGACGTGGTGTTTACCACCGGTGAAGCGGGACTGCACTTTGAGCTGCGTCCCGGTACGGCGGCGGGTGTTTCGCAGACGACGCTGACCATCGACAGCCAGAAGCTGGAGTACGTGAACCAGATGCCCGCCTGGAAGCGCTTCACCTGGCCGGCGGATACCGAAGCGCCGGGCGCAACGCTGAGCTGGGTCAGCACCGA
- a CDS encoding esterase/lipase family protein has product MSEGQTASKIQPAFDENGNACYQLYSTPKEKNIVQQCVVYPDRVIPVIFIPGVMGSNLKSTNGRKGSVWRLDSKKQIVGDWFSANSVTRKELLDPNMTDVDDGGNLVDKKEPYLLKTRRQRGWGTVGYTSYATFLDWLQNTLNDFDNYQNGERVALLTTVLKTETGDISLSKEEVDLTYNYLFPVFAMGYNWLQSNADSATALSKYIDEQIQFYLHKGRQCEKVILITHSMGGLVARHYTQNLSGADKVLGVIHGVMPALGAAATYRRMKAGSENGTGDTIGWVAAKVLGGNAEAMTSVLSQSPGPLQLLPGKAYGQRWLKIMDEKNISSLPETDPYSEIYLQRNKWWGLCEDQFINPDKSTNQTERDNDWKIFAEIIKEQVKPFIEELTGKYHPKSWAFYSADMAYPAYGNVCWRANTPRADSWLNRNRQRDGLAGRALDKTEMFDKRTISAPLSGSGWAKGINQTYKLLPAEEAGDGTVPERSGRIAEQYLQCRFQVPVEHEPAFQNRQAQQFTLKVLVKIVQLIQHTALRDK; this is encoded by the coding sequence ATGTCTGAGGGACAAACGGCATCAAAAATTCAGCCTGCTTTTGATGAAAATGGCAATGCTTGTTATCAACTCTATAGTACTCCTAAAGAAAAAAATATTGTTCAACAGTGTGTTGTCTATCCCGATAGAGTTATTCCTGTAATTTTTATTCCGGGAGTGATGGGGAGCAATTTAAAAAGTACTAATGGTAGAAAAGGAAGTGTCTGGCGACTGGATAGTAAAAAACAAATTGTAGGTGATTGGTTTAGTGCAAACTCCGTTACCAGGAAAGAACTATTGGATCCAAATATGACAGATGTGGATGATGGTGGAAATCTAGTTGATAAAAAAGAACCCTATCTACTTAAAACCCGACGACAACGCGGTTGGGGGACTGTAGGTTACACCAGCTATGCCACTTTTCTTGATTGGCTACAAAATACTCTTAATGATTTTGATAATTATCAGAATGGTGAAAGAGTTGCTTTACTTACAACTGTTTTGAAAACTGAAACTGGTGATATTTCCTTGAGTAAGGAGGAAGTAGATTTAACGTACAACTATCTTTTTCCTGTCTTTGCCATGGGATATAACTGGCTGCAATCAAACGCTGATTCAGCAACCGCGTTGAGTAAATATATTGATGAACAAATACAGTTTTACCTTCATAAAGGACGGCAGTGCGAAAAAGTGATTCTAATTACCCATTCGATGGGCGGATTAGTTGCCCGGCATTACACTCAGAACCTCAGTGGGGCAGATAAGGTATTGGGTGTGATACATGGAGTTATGCCTGCATTAGGGGCAGCTGCTACTTACCGCAGAATGAAGGCCGGCTCGGAAAACGGTACGGGCGACACCATCGGCTGGGTTGCTGCAAAGGTATTGGGAGGAAATGCCGAAGCAATGACTTCAGTACTCTCTCAATCTCCCGGTCCTCTGCAACTTCTACCGGGAAAAGCCTATGGGCAGCGCTGGCTGAAGATTATGGATGAAAAAAATATTTCTTCATTACCGGAAACAGATCCTTATAGCGAAATTTATCTGCAAAGAAATAAGTGGTGGGGGTTGTGTGAAGACCAGTTTATCAATCCGGATAAGAGTACTAATCAAACAGAGCGTGACAATGACTGGAAAATATTCGCTGAAATAATAAAAGAACAAGTGAAGCCATTTATTGAAGAGCTAACAGGAAAATACCATCCTAAAAGTTGGGCTTTCTACAGCGCGGATATGGCATATCCAGCTTATGGTAATGTCTGCTGGAGGGCTAATACACCGCGTGCTGATTCGTGGCTTAATCGTAACCGTCAGCGTGATGGGCTCGCAGGACGTGCACTTGACAAAACTGAAATGTTTGATAAGAGAACCATTTCTGCTCCTCTATCTGGCAGCGGATGGGCGAAGGGTATAAATCAAACTTATAAATTGCTACCTGCTGAAGAGGCGGGGGACGGGACTGTTCCAGAAAGGTCTGGGCGTATTGCTGAACAATATTTGCAGTGTCGGTTTCAGGTTCCGGTTGAACATGAACCCGCCTTTCAAAATAGGCAGGCTCAGCAGTTCACTCTTAAGGTGCTGGTGAAAATCGTGCAGCTAATACAACACACAGCGTTGAGGGACAAATGA
- a CDS encoding PAAR domain-containing protein — protein sequence MPAVTCLGDETSHGGKVISASSTMYIEGAKVALVGDIVSCPLHGNNLIKQGEPTLLDNGVQVVTHDCICECGCKIISFRNEMVE from the coding sequence ATGCCAGCAGTGACTTGCTTAGGAGATGAAACATCACACGGCGGTAAAGTAATATCCGCTTCATCAACCATGTATATTGAAGGAGCGAAAGTTGCGTTAGTAGGAGATATAGTGTCATGTCCATTGCATGGGAATAACCTCATTAAACAGGGTGAGCCTACTTTATTGGATAACGGAGTTCAGGTGGTAACTCATGATTGTATTTGTGAATGTGGCTGTAAAATAATTAGTTTTCGGAATGAAATGGTTGAATAA
- a CDS encoding T6SS immunity protein Tli4 family protein, giving the protein MKIKKKTIALLLFSIGSVGWYGYNWLPPRVNLSSEEHKNVTHFLKGMTTRCIGRFLIDMPEKFISPSDSSIAYVNKSPVKYKRIYRPAFEQKIKLREAELAATKTMRTLDMPYLKGVYPLPDGMHGVIFERNESYQILDSSRILEAHIYTNGVAVEITMKARNGTSSRYDEDRKDIPEIYGNTVPNKIIELTDLLKRVTGKQSDEIPVEPGFCLPELFIKDVNENQKERYGFVYKASEYPALDFDFDSDNYSASEDSLLERSEMMERNIKKAEGYTIANGRRDLNGLYAEQWLAEGLLSDTYGEKALRFAININEKTASPLTPMLSLTFLQQGLEGEGRLTQVEAVTIWQKITETIRIRPNAFKN; this is encoded by the coding sequence ATGAAAATCAAAAAAAAAACTATCGCGCTGTTACTTTTTTCCATCGGTTCGGTTGGCTGGTATGGCTACAACTGGTTGCCACCAAGAGTAAATTTGTCTAGTGAGGAGCATAAAAACGTGACGCATTTTTTAAAAGGAATGACCACTCGATGCATTGGTCGTTTTCTAATTGACATGCCTGAAAAATTTATTTCTCCGTCAGATAGTTCAATTGCTTATGTTAATAAATCACCTGTTAAATATAAGCGTATTTATCGTCCAGCATTTGAGCAAAAAATCAAACTCAGAGAAGCAGAGTTAGCAGCCACAAAGACAATGAGAACACTTGATATGCCCTATCTGAAGGGTGTATATCCATTGCCTGATGGCATGCATGGGGTAATATTTGAACGAAATGAGTCTTATCAAATCCTTGACTCCTCTCGTATTCTTGAAGCCCATATCTATACTAATGGCGTTGCAGTTGAAATAACAATGAAGGCAAGGAATGGAACATCCTCACGCTATGATGAGGATCGAAAAGATATTCCAGAAATTTACGGGAATACAGTCCCAAATAAAATAATTGAATTAACTGATCTTTTAAAAAGAGTTACTGGTAAGCAGAGTGATGAAATTCCTGTAGAGCCTGGATTCTGCTTGCCAGAGCTATTCATTAAAGATGTCAATGAAAATCAAAAGGAAAGATACGGCTTTGTTTATAAAGCATCCGAGTATCCTGCGTTGGACTTCGATTTTGACAGCGATAATTACAGCGCCTCTGAGGATTCATTGTTGGAAAGAAGTGAAATGATGGAACGAAACATCAAAAAAGCCGAAGGCTATACCATAGCTAATGGCCGCCGCGATCTGAATGGATTATATGCCGAGCAGTGGCTAGCAGAGGGATTGCTAAGTGATACCTATGGCGAAAAAGCTCTGCGCTTTGCAATCAACATTAATGAAAAAACAGCGTCACCTTTAACTCCCATGTTATCACTGACTTTTCTGCAGCAGGGACTGGAGGGAGAGGGCAGGCTAACACAAGTTGAAGCGGTGACAATTTGGCAAAAAATAACCGAAACTATTCGTATACGTCCGAATGCTTTTAAAAATTAG